The following coding sequences lie in one Miscanthus floridulus cultivar M001 chromosome 9, ASM1932011v1, whole genome shotgun sequence genomic window:
- the LOC136480203 gene encoding uncharacterized protein, whose protein sequence is MRQWKSLVPALHLHGTAASCFPHPPSPPAKVVRLVGCDGRVRAYTPPVTARELMQEHPRHLVCRADALLIGEKIPAVAAGEELQPGEAYFLLPAHLFRSVLSFVSLTSSLLLLLLSSSTAAASGAGKKPGAGRPFELHRTASGTLQIKFSDDFLLAGGDGKGVDDDDEADADAQEKQPAVLLRGDDRLAKDYEELVGYGKSRRWAPKLETIQEVVAPATADPAGGPGRGSRRSRALPFLGRLGSRRRLLGLGREGGGLDPSRRVVADARRATAIRSLFAGRTRRRPGLVAGFCM, encoded by the coding sequence ATGAGGCAGTGGAAGTCCCTGGTCCCGGCGCTGCACCTGCATGGCACCGCGGCGTCCTGCTTCCCGcacccgccgtcgccgccggctAAGGTGGTGCGGCTGGTGGGGTGCGACGGGCGGGTGCGCGCGTACACGCCGCCCGTGACGGCGCGGGAGCTGATGCAGGAGCACCCGCGGCACCTGGTGTGCCGCGCCGACGCGCTGCTCATCGGGGAGAAGATCCCCGCCGTGGCGGCCGGCGAGGAGCTGCAGCCCGGGGAGGCCTACTTCCTGCTCCCCGCGCACCTGTTCCGCTCCGTCCTCTCCTTCGTCTCCCTCACctcgtcgctgctgctgctgctgctgtcatcgtccaccgccgccgcctccggtgCAGGGAAGAAGCCCGGCGCGGGGCGGCCGTTCGAGCTCCACCGCACGGCGTCCGGCACGCTGCAGATCAAGTTCTCCGACGACTTCCTCCTCGCGGGCGGCGACGGCAAGggcgtcgacgacgacgacgaggccgaCGCGGACGCGCAGGAGAAGCAGCCCGCCGTGCTGCTGCGCGGGGACGACCGCCTCGCCAAGGACTACGAGGAGCTGGTCGGGTACGGCAAGTCCCGCCGCTGGGCGCCCAAGCTGGAGACCATCCAGGAGGTGGTGGCGCCAGCGACCGCCGACCCCGCCGGCGGGCCCGGGCGCGGCAGCAGGAGGAGCCGCGCGCTGCCGTTCCTCGGCCGCCTCGGCAGCCGTCGTCGCCTGCTCGGGCTAGGGAGGGAGGGTGGGGGTCTCGATCCGTCCCGTAGGGTGGTAGCTGACGCCCGACGGGCGACTGCGATTCGTTCGCTGTTCGCCGGCCGGACCCGGCGGCGTCCTGGTTTAGTGGCTGGTTTTTGTATGTAA